AGAGGAACAGACGGTACGGATGTAACTGTTTGCCTATATATTATGCACGAGGAAACGAGGATCCGTTATGCAGGGACTAGCGGAGTGGCGGCCACTCTTCTCCCGTAAAAGCAATGCGTCTTCTTTTGCCCAGTGGAAAGAAAACAGACAAGCAAAGTTAACATTACGCTATCGATGCGCTTGAAATTACTTGATGCCGACTACAACATATATAGCTCACGCTGACCTCAGGTGAGCGCCTCAGCAGACCTTGGCCGTGCATATTTTCGGAGGATGCCCGAAGTGTATTATGCCCATGCTCGACGAGTACCGCGTTGTGTAAGATATATGCTTGTATATACCGCACATGTATAAATTGTATACGTCAGGCGGAACATGAATACCGTGCACATCGAGCATGTTAACGTTTCCAAGCGGACGTGAAGACTCACGTAGCAAATGCAATGCACCGTATCGACGGGAGGAATAGATTGCTGGCTGCAGGCTTGCAGTCGTACCGTACAAGCAATGGGTCGCACTTCTCTGCAATCACTGTCACAGCTTGGTGAGTAACCAACATAGATGCACGTCGTTGGATAAGTACAGAAGCTACAGTGAATTATTTACGAAGATTTGCAAGTagcgcataattttttttcttagagaTGTGGGGTGAAACAGGCCGCATTCGTAAGTACGATTAATGTAGCAGTTCTTAACAGGGAAAATTTTGCTATTGACACTATCTTTGGAAACTTCCATAAGCGCGACATAACGTTATATCCGCATGTTTACAAGGAAGCATAGGTTTCTGGAACGCACCGGGTAAAGAAGAGCATGCTAATAAGACCCGCTCGACTGTTCGACTTTGTGTAGTGTATATTTCAAGCGTGGTTCCAGAGACAGCGCGGTTTTCGTCGCCGAGTCTTGATCACCTGTTCACCTGAATTCATTATTCCCAAAGAAAGAGAAACAAGCAGTAAGGTGGAATGTGTTTCTGTCTTTCAATGGGCACAGTACTTATGAATTTCATGCTGAGAAAACGTCACGCGTCTTGTCCTTTTCGAACTATTGTCCTTCGATCTTTCTGTAGATGTGCCTGAATGTAATCTACGATCCGATCGTCTGTTTACTCAAAGAAAGTTTACAATGGCGGTACTGATAACAGAAAAGCCGAGATCCTGTCCTGATCGTTTTTTTccccgtccttggttgcgtctaaacactacggaataagccGAGAAACCCCAATCTCGCAGTCGTACTGGTTGAGCAGGTCATACCGAAATCAAATGCCCTGAGACAGTGATTAGATCTTACTTCAAGCCCTGTTTGAGCTAGTAATAgggtttctctttcttttatttgttgtAAATTGTTCTCGCGATGCTATTTCGAACATGCTTAAAGTTTGCTTCAATTGATGATATTGAGACGAATGGGGGGTATACGTGAGTACTCACAGACGCCCAAGAAagcaagaacgaaagaaagaacgaaagaaagaacgaaagaaagaacgaaagaaagaaagaaggaaagaaagaaagaaaggaagaaaggaagaaagaaaagcagcaaGGCTCCAAAGGCCTAGGGGGCAACCATTGAACCTGGCTTTGTCGACGACTGACACTGCCAGAGGTCTCCGTACAGTTTTAACGGAATGGAGCATATCTGAAGCCGCTGCGGAGGGTCGTGCACAGTTGTGCGAGGCAAACCTATCGATAAATGAACGCACAAGCGCGCTCGAACACAAGACGCTCTACTCTTTCAGCTTTGGCTGGAATGAAGGCCACGGTACCAGTACGGAAGCCACAGTCTCGGCCACGGTGCGGCGCAGCAACGCGACGCGGGCAGCAGAGGCGCTGACCGAAACTAGGACTCGAGCGCTCGTGCTTTGTTCTCCCAAGCACTTTCGAACATCGAGATAAGCTTGGTTATCCTTGCAAGTCGGGGCGCGGCACACAGCAATGGCATCCAAGCGTAACATAGTACGGACGCGTCTAAACCTACAAGCAAGAACCAGCTGGGTCAGAGCGCGAACTAATgaaatcagccttttttttttttttcgctcatcCCGTGCGCCTACATAACGCTGCGTCGTGTTTCATCGAGGCCACGTTGTTGGTATTCGACGTCAGCCGAGTAGAAAGGCAGGCGCGGGGGAAGTCTTGTGTGTGCAGTGTGTGGCGGTACGcgcgtgtctgtgcgtgtgtatgtgtacaTGCCGCCGAGTGTGTATCGATCACGGCACGGATCTTTGTGTTCACGGAAGATGCCTGTGGCTGCAGGCAGCGGCCTCGTCCGCCGGCCTCGCGCCCGGGGTTTCTCGTGGTTTTGTGGTGTTGGGGTGCGGAGGAGGCGAGGGGAGAGCTCCCGGCGTGATTTGTACCGTTCAGGACGTCGCGCGGCGGTGCGCAGAGTGCCCGTCGCCCGCCCATCGGCCTTCGGCGGCCAAGGCAGTGGCAGACGCGAGCGGTGGGGTTGGTGCGGGAGAAGAGAGGCCGGGGCGCGCTCCGAGGCTCGGCAGTGGCGCCGCGAGCTCACGCCCTCCGGCCGGCCAGCATAGCGGTCAGCAGCAGGAGTGGCGGCACCGAGAGCAGTGGCGAGCGGCGGCCGGCGGCGTTCGTGTTGCAGCCGTCGCCTTTGCAGCACTCAAAACAGCTGTACGAGTCCTTGGAGCGGTCGCAAGTGTCCAGGCCCAAGCCCTGGCTCTGCTTCTCGTCGCGCAGGTTGCAGGGACCCAGGGCGCACTTCTTCTCGATGAAGAAGCCCTGCTGGGCTGCAAGGGCACGAACAAGTGTCACGCTTCCGTGTCTAGAAGCCACAGATTTTGAGCGCGGTTGAACGCACGAGCTCAATGGTGAGCGGAGACGTGCTCACACAATTATCTAGGAATGCAGGAGTCATTAAAAGCCTCGTTTTCTCGCAGGTAGAAAGGCGGTAAAATGTAGTGTTAGGATGCTGGACTAGCGCGACATATTATCGCACAGACGGACGCGCCACACAAGATCGACAGAGGGCCACTGAAGTTCAGTGCTCGTTCCGTCTATTTTATGGCCTTATAGCAATGCCAGTATGGCATATGAGCATTCACCCACGTATCCAAGTCTTTACTTAACCatttataaactgcgcgaaaaaaacgaggacacaagaaagaaacacacacgacaccacgagcgcagccCAAAGAGCATGTCACCACATATACTTGCTTTGAGCAACATCCATTTTCGAATAACATTTTTCTTCTTCGTACAATCTGTTGGGACAACAAGCGCTACGGAAGGCTTTGCCATCTGGTCTTATTCGTTGTTCCGCGATACCTTGCACTGAAAGTCTTATAGTGAGAGATGGAATAAAAAGGGGGTATATGCACACACAGACGAAATGACAGTTTTAATATAGCTCCGATGTGTTGCACTCATTGCAATGCAGCCCTGAAAGTTTAGTGTCTCACATAAATAAATACAATTTCGTAAAGAGGTAATCATGCGTGAACAGCGGACGCTTGCCATGCATCGTGATATCCGCAAATAAAGTTTAGAAAGCCCCCACTCGCAAATCTACATGCTCGACTTATAATTaaatagttttagcatagcgGAGATGTACTATAGCATGGACGTATACCGAAATACCAGACGACGTATTTGACACAACAACAGGCGCTGGCGACAACTTCTTCATATATAGGCAGCGAATCGCAGGGCACTGGATGCGTTGTTATGATGCACTGCTCTTCGAAAAAGAGAATATATAAAGATACCTTGAGATGGAAGTCGCTACCAACACGTTTATTCAAGCAGATAAGCCGCATGCAGTAAGCTGTTACTACAAAGGCTTTGCGAGCTTTGGATAAACAGTGTAGCAAATGTCGTTACGTGGGCTGTTCCTCGCGTCTACGACTTCCGGTATTCCTACACCCTTCCACGCTACTACGTCTCCGCTATATGACAAGTCTCTGTTTTGATGCAAACACAACGGATAGAACGATCAGTCAAGCACACACACAGGCTGCAAAATAGGCAGCGTTAAGTACGTAGGTGAGACAGTCTTATTGGACGTCTGAGCTAAGCCAAAAATATTGCGACCCGAAGCCCAACAACAGTTAGCGACCCTCAGAGTGGCGCGCATGTTGAGCTAGAGCTTCTTACCGTTCTTCACGACCATGGTCATGCAGACGTCGTACGCCTGGTCAGTGGGGCAAGAC
The DNA window shown above is from Dermacentor silvarum isolate Dsil-2018 chromosome 1, BIME_Dsil_1.4, whole genome shotgun sequence and carries:
- the LOC119459005 gene encoding uncharacterized protein LOC119459005; amino-acid sequence: MTRGCRRARSHSCCRAPSGPGSTMTGLLLPPLLMLLAALVPGSRASGTPSFRCYQCRVANNEDCHDGYLKSCPTDQAYDVCMTMVVKNAQQGFFIEKKCALGPCNLRDEKQSQGLGLDTCDRSKDSYSCFECCKGDGCNTNAAGRRSPLLSVPPLLLLTAMLAGRRA